From a single Budorcas taxicolor isolate Tak-1 chromosome X, Takin1.1, whole genome shotgun sequence genomic region:
- the LOC128069583 gene encoding Y-box-binding protein 3-like, whose amino-acid sequence MSEAGEATFTDLAASFCPHAPWKPLASLGGGDQNLALATGHLSGDGIPQTTTRGAKGKVPKKVIARRVLGTVVWFKEKKGYGFINRHDTQEDVFVHHTAITGKNPCKYRGSVDDGETVEFDVVQGKRGTEAANVTGPAGAPLKGSCYTDHRSSIHQGFSILCHVPPPRGPKNTEGDADEREGSGKGFTEAQGLRRPLPGHSQDQRLRSFPPSRVAPSVTRHPSILATTSGPRSDRQPGSAPTARQEGHPQRGRGPSYLLSRPRGRGTTLGPRRSPGISEELEAQHSESQHEASSNPPQRPPPRYGSCRPRNPRRCLQQVPGAQGQDSDGGEGKIRKSPTETPASVPVAKKNDTPEEENPSVIDAPLAARA is encoded by the coding sequence ATGAGTGAGGCGGGAGAGGCCACCTTCACGGACCTGGCCGCTTCCTTCTGCCCTCACGCCCCGTGGAAACCTCTGGCATCCTTGGGAGGTGGAGACCAAAACCTAGCCCTAGCCACAGGCCACCTCAGCGGGGATGGGATCCCCCAAACCACCACCAGGGGCGCCAAGGGAAAGGTGCCTAAGAAGGTCATCGCTAGGAGGGTCCTAGGCACTGTCGTGTGGTTTAAGGAGAAGAAAGGGTACGGCTTCATCAACAGGCACGATACCCAGGAAGATGTGTTTGTTCACCATACGGCCATCACTGGGAAAAACCCCTGCAAGTACCGAGGCAGTGTGGATGATGGTGAGACAGTGGAGTTCGATGTGGTGCAGGGAAAGCGGGGTACCGAGGCCGCTAACGTGACCGGGCCAGCGGGCGCACCACTGAAGGGAAGCTGCTACACTGACCACCGCAGCAGCATCCACCAGGGCTTCAGCATCCTCTGCCATGTGCCACCACCGCGAGGTCCCAAGAACACGGAGGGCGATGCTGATGAACGCGAGGGCAGCGGCAAAGGCTTCACCGAGGCCCAGGGCCTCAGACGCCCTCTGCCTGGCCACTCCCAAGACCAACGACTGAGGAGTTTCCCACCCTCCCGCGTGGCCCCGTCTGTGACCCGCCACCCATCGATCCTGGCTACCACCAGCGGCCCCCGGTCTGACCGGCAGCCTGGGTCCGCCCCCACCGCAAGGCAGGAGGGGCATCCTCAGCGAGGTCGGGGCCCCAGCTACCTGCTGAGTCGCCCTAGGGGCCGAGGCACCACTCTTGGTCCAAGACGCTCACCAGGCATCTCGGAGGAGCTGGAGGCACAGCACAGCGAGAGCCAGCACGAAGCCAGCAGCAATCCGCCACAGAGGCCCCCTCCACGCTATGGATCCTGCCGTCCCAGAAACCCACGCCGCTGCCTGCAGCAAGTGCCTGGCGCTCAGGGACAGGATTCCGATGGAGGAGAGGGCAAGATCAGGAAGAGCCCCACTGAAACACCTGCTTCTGTCCCTGTGGCCAAGAAGAACGACACCCCTGAGGAGGAGAACCCCTCGGTCATAGATGCGCCCTTGGCAGCCCGGGCCTAG